The DNA sequence aactctttttctttttttgcaaaacaTCGTGCAGACTTGATTTATCAAGTCAAATATAAATACGGGTCATTCATTCTGCAGTGCTTTAACCACAAAGGCATTTTTAAAGCATGTCTATGCCACACACTTAAACTGGTTTACCAATAATTTCTTCTTCAAAGGGTTCTTGGAAAATGTGGTTCTATAAGGAGGGATTGGAGTCTGTAAGAGAATTCTCAATAcccagtattgggggggggggggttattgttGTTAAAATTTATATAAAACTGATAGTGTAGTTTTGAACTCAGTTGTCTCTCAACTTATCCAGTTCCCGAGTGTGTGAGCTGATTTCCTTATCCACAAGCACTTATCTGATGGGAGGAGCACATGTTCTTACTGTGAGGTGTACTATGGATGCACAGTTGATTATAGGTAATGCTCACTGCTAATCTgggagtccaatcctaaacagaagcaagtcccattatagtccatgggacttaccctcaggtaagtgtggactgAATTGCAGTTTGATTCAGTTAACCTATTATCCTTAAAGTAAACGTGGCAAAAAGGATCTTGTTACATTAGATGCATCCTCCTTTTATGAAGCTTCATAACTCAGGGCCAGAATCAACCCATGCAACAGGCAAGGTGGGGCTGGCATCCGCTGGAGAAGATCTGGAAGAATTTGCATTGGGAAGCTTTGTTCTAAATACTTTGGTGCCAGACCTTCTACTAAGTTACCTTCCAGCAAACGGATTTTGAAATGTGAATAAGATTGTAACAGAAGAGATGGTAGCAGGAAGTGGAACCAAAAGAACACACATGAATTTATAGTGTTGCAATTTGATTAACAAGATCCAAGATAAGAATCTATTATTTCCCCCTTTTTGTAGACTATACTGAGCAGGAAAGGCAGGGCAGATGTTTTGAAAATTATTTATGATATTACTCTACCTATTCTCTGCTTAATATTTAAGAGATGTCTGCACTTCACTAGACATGACTTCTGCTGATCTTTAgccaactaagggccaaatcctatccaattttccagtgctggtgcagccatgccaacagggcatgcgctgcatcctacagtaggggggctgtcacagaggcctcctccaggtaagggaatgtttgctcccttaccctggggctgcactgaggctacaccggcattggaaagttggataggattgggccctaagtctttatATGCTTAACAATGACATTTGTTTGGTTAAGCCCAAGGAAGCATTCAGAGAGGGTTTATGGACCTGTGTGCTTTTCAATCAACCTGAATAAACACATCAATGATACAGTAAGATTGTTCTAACTTTTTCGTTTAGATTGTACAAAGCAGATTAAAATTTAAGTCTCGGATACTGCAGAAAAGAAAACAAGACACCACTTGCCCTATGGCTCCATGTCATGCTAGTTCAAACAGACACAGTGGAAGTGTGTCTTCCGCTATTTCCctcaacaaataaaaatattctaaCTTTACTTTCTGGATGCTCCTTTACAAATGAACAGAATCCAGCCAACAGATGCATTTACATTTGCACTACACCCAAGGAATTGATCCTAttcagttacttgggagtaagccatcTTAAgtttaatgggactaacttcagagtaaacaagcataggatgaGGCTGCACAAGAAATATTTCAATATGCTAGGCTGAATTGATTCACGCGAGTTGGAACGGGCAGATTCTTACTTGTTCTTAAAGTCGTCCACCAGGTCTTGCATGTTTCTCAATTCGGAGTCCAACCTTCCCCGCTCATTCAGGATCCCATCTAGCTTCCTTCTGAGATTATTAATATATGCATCGAAAAGGGGTTCAATGTTGTTCTGTCGAATTGTTGTTTTCTGCTCTTGTAACAGGGCCCATTTGGTTTCAAGGACTTTATTCTGCTGTTCCAGGAATCGGACCTGCAAGAAGCAATGATGGGAGATGGAAATACTGGAGAAACCATATACAATATAGAAAGGAAGAAGTGTTccctgtacagtatgtatgcctgtGTGGGGGTGTTTGTGAGAGAGTCATACAAGCACCATTTTTTCATCATCTCTCATCAGAGCTTTGCCATAACTGGAGATAAGTGACCTGATTGAGGTTTGCTgtaaatcagctattttcaaccagtgtgctgcggcacattggtgaaCCATatatggtccacaggtgtgccccggGAATTTGGGGGatagtcatttgttagtagggccagtgggggatagGAGCCCCCTACTAGcagcagtgtaccttgtcaattgtaaaagaACTAatagtgtaccttgacaattttagcaccttgtcattgTGCTGTGGAAAAAGATGAATATTACTGCTGTAAATGGTTCAAAAATTATTCAGTTTTTTTCACCAAACACTGAAAAAGTCAGATCATTTACTGAATCATTTCAAGGTTTGGCACACGCCAGCTCTGCCATTCCTCAAGCACCTTTCCCATCAGACTTGCACCCTCCTCAAGCCACCCTTTGATTACCCTGGCAGCAGTGGGAAAACTCTTTCTTGCCTCCTCATTGACAGAAGCAGCTGCAAGTTTGAACTGGGCGGCATGGGGTTTCCCAACAGGAAGGTGAAGGGGCTCATGGGATTGTAGTTTTTATGAGGGAACTGCAATGGAAGTAGCTCTTGCAAAAGACTGCAGCTCCCACAAGCCCATtcacctttctttgttttctctgattggaagaaagagagagaaaagcctCATGCTGCTCAGTTTAAACTTGGAGCTATTTCTACCAGTaggaaggaggagaaatgagCTCCTTACTGCTTTGGGGATAAGCAAAGGGTGTGTAGGGAGAAATGCTGTTGGGAAGGTCTAATAAGGTAGGACTAGATTCTTCAAGTTCTGATTTAGCTGAGTTTGGGAAGTTTGCACCTCCTTTTGGGGCAGAGGTAGGAATTTAGAACTCCTAAAATGTATAGGTTATCCAAACCCAGAGGTCTTTGATGACCCCACTAGCTACAACTCCTTAGTCCATATCCTGAACTGAAGCAACGTCTTCTTACATGCCTGCTAccctctcctcttctctccctgaTGTCTTTCTCCCCACTGCCTAAACTTAGTTTGTAAGCTTCTTGGAGCAGAGACCTTGGTTTGGTTAGTACGGTGCCATGTACACTGATGGTGCTCTATACACAGTAGTGAGTGAAAGAGAGACTAATGGGTTGAAAAAGAGGGAGAgataaaaggaagaagaaaagtgaGAGAAAATCAAGGGCAGGGAAAGAATAGAGAAAACTGGAGAAGGAAAATGATAGTTTTGAGATGCGTCATGACCAGTTCCACcaaaacaagaaacaaaattCAAGTAGGGGCTAACAAACTAGTAGTTCCTAAGTGGTAGAGACATGACATTCTTCAGCAAAAAAAAGTGGAAAGGGAGGTATTGCTTCTAGTAACAtgaacacagatgtgttgtggaTTCATGTTGACTGGTATGGATTTTGACATAAGCCTTTTTGTGAGATTTAATTTTAGGTCTAACGTTTCATCCTCCAAAAAGTTTAGCACCGCACACGTTGTAGCCACAGCCTTACGCTGGCGCTTTAGTACTTTGCAAAGAGATCTGGGACATCCTGCAAAATTTTAACAACACCTTCTTGTGCTTGCATGCACATCCCAAAAATGCTTTATGGGTGGTAAATGGTTTGCTTGCAGTTCCCATTCTCTGCTCTGATAGCTTTTACCAGTCAATTTATTTTCTAACAATATTTTCTAACAATTTTCTAACAATATTTTCTTCTTACTTCCGTTTCAAAGATACTTCAGGAGCAATCACAAGCTTCCAGGGTTATACTTCCATTATTTGAGTTGCAGTTAATAAACCACGCAACAAATTAAATCTGTGCCATTAGTTTTAAAGGCTTGAGACTTAAATATTGAGGAATATTCCTAGCTGACATCAGTGAATTTGCTATTTCAAAAGAGCATCTTTGGGGGAGCAGAAATGGCTGTGGGATAACAGTCAAGAATACAAAGCTTAATTAGTTGCTTTTTCCAAACTGCTGTCACACCTAAAAGATAAATCAGTCTGATCTACACTTCTGTCTTTCGCTGTGAgttgcatttttatcccacccttcatCCAAGGACTTCCAGGGGTTGTATGTGGTTCTCCCCCTTGCCATTTTATCCTTGCAAGGTAGTTTGGCTCTTAGTGACAAGGTCATCCAGTAAGTTACAAAGCTGAGTAAGGATTTGAAGCCAGGTCTATCAAATCCTGGTCTATCATCCGAACAACAGCATCATGTTGGTGTTGAGATGGTGATTTGTGCAATCAAATACTTCAGACCAACAAATAAAATTAGAGGGGTGGCTATTTTCCAAACAGTGGTTCAGGGCCCAACTGGCCTCTTCACAGACATTATGCTAGTACATCACATGTCCATTCCTACCTTAAATGATGAAACAATTGAATGTACATGatctcctttgaaaagcagcataggAACAGGTGCCCATTCTTGCCTAATGTCTAGTTATAATTTGTCTGATTATCAAGCCTTGGAGAAGAGGTCAGATCATAGCTTTCTACACATAACATCAAAGAACCATTGTGTTGGTGAACCGATTTGGTAATGACGCGTCTCAGATTTAGGGGCTTAAAGGTAATTATTATCAAGAAGGTGTTAATCTATGCACTTACCTTGTCAATGAAGGAGGCAAATTTGTTGTTGAGTGTCTTGATCTGTTCCCTCTCCTGTGTGCGCACTCTTTGGATCTCTGGGTCAATCTCCAAGTTGAGGGGTTGCAGGAGGTGCTGGTTGATTGTCACCTCTTGGATGCCACCAGGTGGGCAAACTGGAAACCCTGGGCCACCTCTTCCACCAAAACCTGGACCACCTACCATAAAGCCAGCACCGGGTCCTCCCATCCCAGGCCCACCATAAACCAAGCCACCACCTGAGCCCATGCCACCGCCATAACCAAAGCCAGCTCCCCCACCAACGCCATATCCACCACCACCGAAACCGGATCGGAAACCTCCAGTGTTGACACCATAGGAAATCCGTCTGCTTCCACCCATGTTGTAAAGGCTTCGGCTGCCAAATCCACCACCGACTCCAAAGCCGCCACCACCAGCTCTTCCTCCTCCAACCCGAGAAACGGAATAGGAGCTGAAACTGgatctcccaccaccaccaccaccaccaacgaTCGCAGAGCCAGAGGAGAAGCCCCTGTTCACCCCTCCGGAGGACACTTTGTAGGATAGGCGACTCATTCTGGTTTTGTTCAGAGAGAAAATGTGAGGATGAGTTTTGCTTACAAGCGGAGCTGCAGAGAAAGAGCGGAGAGTGAAGGAGGCAGAACCCCTCTGATATAGATGAGCGGGAAACCTCCCCTTTTATCTGCTTGGGAAAAACTTGGCACAAGATTCAAGGCAATCCGATCTACTGGATTTGATGTGCCTTGCAGCAACTTGTCTCATTAAACACACCTACTCAACAGGGCGGAGttgggaagaggggaaaaaaatgctgtaGGATAGGAAAGCAATGAAGCAACAGAagttttctcattttttaaaggaGGGTGTCTGGTtaaagaaaggaaagggaaatgaGATGATAACCACAGTTTTGCATATTTCAAAGTTTTGACTGTGCACAGGGCAGAAGATGAGCATATTATAAGAACTGATCCCCCAAATGTAATCTCCCCGTGACTTTCATTGCTCCATCAAGACTCTTCCATGGGCTTCAGTGGCATTGGCAAGGGGAGTAACGTTTATGAACTTATAAAGTTGTCCATCCATCCAGCTCTGCGTTGTCTACAATGACTGACAGCTGTTCTCCAGGATTTTAAATGAGAGGCTTTCCTACCCCTCAGACAGGATATGCCAGGGATGGCATCTGGGACCTCCTACATATAAGCAAGTGCACTACAACTGCACCCCCAAGAACTAGGGCCCTGCAAAACTGGACTCTTTGTGATGCATCTGGAGGATCTCTCTTATTCCACAATGCCATCTCTTTTGTATGAATGACCATAAACTACCATGTGCTGTATACAGTGCTTATTGTTCCTTTATAATTGACAGCAACCATGTCTGGGAGATGGCACATGTGAACCTATCTTACAATGAGCCAGACCTTTGGTCTTTCTAGCCCACTGTTGCTTGCTGTGACTGTGGCTTCTCTCTTTGATCTTTCTTAACTCAGCTACCTGAGATCCCAAAGACTGAATCAAGGCTAATCTGCATGCCAGGCATGTGCTCCACCCCTGAGCTACAAAAAGAGGTTTCTTGATGAATGTCTTGGCTAAGCTTGGATTTGAATTTAGTTTTCCTTTGTCCACAAGATTGCATCTCCATTAAAACCCCCAACTGTTTGACTATTTCTACACAACAATCATTGCTTGCATGCTTCTAATTCTGCTTGCAGAAGGACCTATTTAAAATCCTTTTAGAAGATGACCATAGATATTGGGCTCATAACTGGTATTCTGAAAGATCTTCCAAAGATGAGATCTCCCAAGAGTCAAGTTAATCCTAAAATTACTTTTTTCGGAGGAACACAACATGTTGGAGGTGGAGTGGAAGGGGACAACTCTTGCAGACCACTCAGCCATGGTTGGATTGTTGACACCTAAATCCACCTTGCTGAATTTTTATTCTGTACAGCACAATACCACTCCAAATGCAAACAGCAGGAGAAAGACTAGTATCGATGGGTTCTGTTATTGCACATTAATTCTTTACCCTTGTGAAAATGTCAGTTCTTCACTGTTCCAAGGAAGAATTAAAAGCAAAATTAGATCCATTGGCATGAAGACCTTTCCAAGGTGTGTTGTGATCATATTatgatttttttgtatttttgattttttttttaaagaaaaaaactggTACCATGTTTTAGAGAAGAaaggtgacattttaaaaatccaagcATTTGAAATAAGATGGGAATCTTCTCCAAAATGAACATGTTAAAGAAAGATCTAAAAAGGTACACCTAGAACTCTTAAGCTCCACATGTCTCAGCATTTTTAGTAGTATGACTCCAGAGCAAACGGTTGACAAATGGCCATGTAGGTGTCACTGAGTGCAAGCTGTTGACTGTGAGAAACCATTCCATGTGCCTTCTTTCTCAGAGTGCGTTTGATCTGGGCTCTCTAACACAGACACACCTTCAAGGGATAATGCATAGTGCTTTCAAGAAAGGCGATCCCTTGAAAATGTGTTGTCTTGGGGTGTACAAGAAATTGGCCAGTTCAAGAGCTGGATCCTGACATcagctcatttaaaaaaaaaattgttctgagTTACATTGCAGTTCATAGCGACCATAAAAATGAATGAAGGGCATGAGACGCTCTTCTTTTGTTCAAGTGAAATGAGGTGAAGCCATTCAACCCACCTTGGAGCAGCATGTCAGCTACTCTGTGCTACCCAAATGGACAAGTGGGGCATAGCTGGCTTCCAACATCAGCATGTTTCTCTGGAGCGAACATCCTTGCTTTTATTGTAGCAATGTACCGAGCAGCTGTTTTGAGTCACGCACAGTGTGACTAGGGTTGCCAGAACCACACCAGGGGAGTGGGAGTTGACAGAGTCAGGCCTGTGTGATACAAGCCCAGAGATGGTATCCATGCTGAATGGCTGAAGGGCATCGGCATTGTCCCACTGTTGAAAAGTGATTGCTTTCCAAGATTAGGGTGGATTTTTCCCCTCTCAGTTTATTGAGACTTGATAGAACCTGAATCGGGAGCCAATTTCTTTCCTCACAGCAACCGGAAAAAAATCTGGTGTTTGCACAATTTGTTTGGTTTCCAGGCATTCCTGTCGCCAGGTGCTGCCAGCATCATGAGTCATTCACACCTGAGGCTCACTGGAGAATAGTATCTGTAATTGGGTATTAGTAGATATTGCTTAGAACGATGTTTCAGCTGCATGGGCAAGTCTGTCTTGTAGCAAGGGGGTGCTGCAATCTGGGAGATGCAGGAGTTCTTGGATGAGCTCCACAAAGCATTCCTTGGGCCTTTGGGAGAGGCGAACACAAAagttgaggagaaaaaaaaaaagagtatcaATAGCAAAGTGCAAATTTGACCATGTTGATGCCTGCATGCGCTGAACATTTGACTGAGACATCCTTACTGCACTTTGGGACCTCTTGGAAGGACCATTGCTCAGTGTTAGGGAACATGATTGCACTTaccaaggtcccaggttcaattcctggcatctcgaGTTAATGGCAGGAGAGCTGAGAGAGCTTCCGCCCATCAGAATAGAGAGTACTGGGCTAAATAGTTCAGAGGATTATTAAACAGAGCAGCTTCccaaactaaggacccaatcctatccaactttccagtgccagtgcagccacaatgcaactgcTGTATAAATTTCTACAGAGCTCAGCTGCATAGTAGTTCACAAACATATGACCCAATCTAAGACCCTGGATGTACTGTGAAATCCACATGCACTGCGGTCGTGAGGACCTGTGGCTGTTTCTGTTTACATCAATGAAAAGTTGCAATGCCGTTTCTTCTGATTGAAATGGATGAGGAGGGAAGTTATTGAGGCCAAAGAAGCAGAGTGTGTTCACTTGTGCAAGGGACTGCAGGATTGGAGTCAATGGGAAAGAATGGGAAAACCCCTGTTCACCTGGAGCTCCATGCACACATCACACACCCTGCATATGCAATAGACACCAGAGTTACGGCTCCCGCTCAATTTTCACAAGAGTCAAAAGTACTTCTGAAGGTACGTTATGTACTTATGTATGTAAGTACTTATGAAAGTTTTGATTTTCCTCTTTACAAAAAGGCCCTAGCATTTATTAACTATTTAGAGTTGACACAATTTTATGGTTTCAAAGTGCATTTAATATTTTCATGGTTTCAGGATATTTTTCTTTTGGTACATCAGCATTGTTGAAAATGTCaagcatacacaaacacacattcaTTTGTATTCTTGAGGATACGgacatatatagtttttttgaAAACAGTATGAGATTCCAAACATCCGAGTTTTTCCAGATACATGCATCCAACTGTTTTCTTTAATGGAttctgttttatattatgataaacattctgccagtttagttcaaaatggaattttaaaaagaatggaTTAACTAGAGATACACAGGGCCACTCTTCCAGCATATCAATTTATTGTACAAATAGAGATAGCAGAGATTTGAATTAATGGGGCGGGGcaaatttgttctttttttaaaatttgctcaGATTGTTGAGAATTCTTTAGGCTTTAGCTTTTGATGCTCTTTTGGGTTGTGGAGGTTTTGGAGATAATTTTTACACCGGTATTGCCTCCTGCCCCAGTGCCTTTTCCACTCCCAGAGCTGAAATTGCCTCCTCCGGTGCTCaacccaccaccactgccactacCATAACCATAACTTCCAATGCCGAAACCAAGTCCACTTCCAATGCCAAGGCCCCCTCCTCCAAGACTACTaaatccaccacctcctcctccaaggcCAAGAccaaatcctcctcctcctccaaggccAAGACcaaatcctccccctcctcctcctcctccaaggccAAGACCGCCAAATCCTCCTCCTAGGCCAGCTCCTCCTCCGCCACCACCTCCAGCACTGGAACTGACGACAGCTATAAAGAAAGCATAGGTTGATTAGATGCCCAGTATAACCATTCTGCATTGTCTGTGAAGACTAAGGAAATTTCCATGTGTTGTATATGTGTGTTGATGTTTTAACCCACAGGCCCCAAGATATCTGTTCAGTACCAGCCTGGGCTTCGGTCTGCATGTGAAAGGGGGGACGACTTATGGGCAGGTGGGTAGAACTAGGGGGTCTGTTCATTGGTGGATCATGAATAGGGGTGTTTGTTCCTGGTGGGAGATAAGGAGGCAGCAACTGATGGGGAATTCCCACAGGGACAGTGGTCAGTGAGCTCCCTCAGTGGGATCTGGGCATATCATGATAGGTGGAATGCTAGGAAAGGTGTAAAACACAAATCCTTGCTTGAACATAAAGGGAAGATGGGTGGTTGGCTGAGGTTGAATGAAAAAGGCACATCCAAGAAGGGAACACTATAGCCTCTGGCTTCCCAGGGAAGAGAATGGCTGACAGAGGAGGGACATCAGGGTGAAACAACAGCTCATCCCTTCTGTTTTGTAGCTCAGAGAAAGGAGGTTCAACTCTGTTGGCTGCAGGGAGAATACCCCCAAGAGCAAGCCACTCTCCCTGAGTCGAGCGTACTAGACATCTGCCTTTCCATGGTGAGTGTGGGAATTTCCCTAGGGAAACGATACCTTGGGAACACTCCAGCCATGTGCTTTTGTTCCCAACTGGTTGTGTTGGAAGCTACTGCTGAAA is a window from the Tiliqua scincoides isolate rTilSci1 chromosome 2, rTilSci1.hap2, whole genome shotgun sequence genome containing:
- the LOC136638577 gene encoding keratin, type II cytoskeletal 5-like; this translates as MSRLSYKVSSGGVNRGFSSGSAIVGGGGGGGRSSFSSYSVSRVGGGRAGGGGFGVGGGFGSRSLYNMGGSRRISYGVNTGGFRSGFGGGGYGVGGGAGFGYGGGMGSGGGLVYGGPGMGGPGAGFMVGGPGFGGRGGPGFPVCPPGGIQEVTINQHLLQPLNLEIDPEIQRVRTQEREQIKTLNNKFASFIDKVRFLEQQNKVLETKWALLQEQKTTIRQNNIEPLFDAYINNLRRKLDGILNERGRLDSELRNMQDLVDDFKNKYEDEINKRTAAENEFVVLKKDVDGSYMNKVELSSKADSLHDEIDFLKVLFETELMQVQQQVSDTSVVLSMDNNRSLDLDSIIAEVKAQYEDIANRSRTEAESWYQTKYEELQVSAGRHGDDLRNTKSEISELNRLIQRLRSEIDAVKKQCANLQSAIAEAEERGEMAVKDAKHKLNELEEALQRAKQDLARQLKEFQELMNVKLALDVEIATYRKLLEGEEIR